One Streptomyces sp. CNQ-509 DNA window includes the following coding sequences:
- a CDS encoding endonuclease — protein MTQNQQRTVHALLDGYGTTYAEDAGIRLRNTPQPLYQLLVLSGLLSARIRAGVAVGTARALFQAGLGSPQRMADATWRRRVRVLGEGGYRRYDESTATQLGDGARLLLDTYGGDLRGLRREADGDTTRMGALLRRFPGLGPAGAAIFLREVQGVWPEAAPYIDAKVVQGAGKVGLPEDPSRLARLVGEPQLPRFTAALVHCALDKGAAQQVRELTHA, from the coding sequence GTGACCCAGAACCAGCAACGTACGGTGCACGCTCTCCTGGACGGCTACGGGACCACGTACGCCGAGGACGCGGGCATCCGGCTTCGCAACACCCCGCAGCCCCTCTACCAACTGCTCGTGCTCTCCGGCCTGCTCAGCGCCCGGATCCGGGCGGGCGTCGCGGTCGGCACGGCCCGCGCGCTGTTCCAGGCCGGTCTGGGCAGTCCGCAGCGGATGGCCGACGCCACCTGGCGGCGGCGGGTCCGGGTCCTCGGCGAGGGCGGCTACCGGCGCTACGACGAGAGCACCGCGACCCAGCTCGGCGACGGAGCCCGGCTGCTGCTCGACACCTACGGCGGCGACCTGCGCGGGCTGCGCCGCGAGGCGGACGGCGACACCACCCGGATGGGTGCGCTGCTCCGGCGGTTCCCGGGCCTCGGCCCCGCGGGCGCGGCGATCTTCCTCCGCGAGGTCCAGGGCGTCTGGCCGGAGGCCGCCCCGTACATCGACGCCAAGGTCGTGCAGGGCGCCGGCAAGGTGGGCCTGCCGGAGGACCCCTCCCGGCTCGCCCGGCTCGTGGGGGAGCCGCAGCTCCCGCGGTTCACGGCGGCGCTGGTGCACTGCGCGCTGGACAAGGGCGCGGCGCAGCAGGTCAGGGAGCTCACGCACGCGTGA
- a CDS encoding GNAT family N-acetyltransferase encodes MTIDVRPASVFEDVRAVLGPKSPDASVCWCLSYRIPSRLNQELRGPARGEYAAGLCAAEPAPGVLAYDGDEPVGWAAVAPRAETTFARNRKIPRLDDLPVWALWCVRVRPGHRKKGISHSLIAGAVDFARAHGAPVVEAYPLDNGTARVDLTMAYAGLRKNFERAGFTHAADTTSVLAGHPRVLMRLDLR; translated from the coding sequence ATGACCATCGACGTCCGCCCCGCCTCGGTCTTCGAGGACGTCCGGGCGGTGCTCGGGCCGAAGTCCCCGGACGCCAGCGTCTGCTGGTGCCTGAGCTACCGGATCCCCTCCCGGCTCAACCAGGAGCTGCGCGGGCCCGCCCGCGGCGAGTACGCCGCCGGGCTCTGCGCCGCCGAGCCGGCGCCCGGGGTGCTGGCCTACGACGGGGACGAGCCGGTGGGGTGGGCGGCGGTGGCGCCGCGGGCGGAGACGACCTTCGCGCGCAACCGCAAGATCCCCCGCCTCGACGACCTGCCGGTGTGGGCGCTGTGGTGCGTACGGGTACGCCCCGGCCACCGCAAGAAGGGCATCTCGCACTCCCTCATCGCCGGCGCGGTCGACTTCGCCCGCGCCCACGGCGCCCCGGTGGTCGAGGCGTACCCGCTGGACAACGGCACCGCCCGGGTCGACCTGACGATGGCGTACGCCGGGCTGAGGAAGAACTTCGAGCGCGCCGGCTTCACCCACGCCGCCGACACGACGTCGGTGCTGGCCGGCCACCCCCGGGTCCTGATGCGGCTCGACCTGCGCTGA
- a CDS encoding MFS transporter, translating into MDAEAQDNDGSTARDPAARRRHPLLFRVAQAKLRPRWRLSEITVTEEPEIRRAVRAAALGNAMEWFDYGIYAYLAVTLGDVFYSGASEGTRTILSLATFAVSFAVRPLGGAFFGPLGDRVGRKQVLALTMILMASATFSIGLIPSYDTIGLWAPLLLIIARLAQGFSTGGEYGGAATFIAEYAPDKRRGYYGSFLEMGTLAGYIGASGLVLVLTAGIGEDGMASWGWRIPFLIGGPLGAIGLYLRLRLEETPAFVKSEAGRATVAEVTGEAEPALGRKAEGGRAEGKQTPGELRRIMAGQRQTMMLCIALVAAYNVANYMLLTYMPTYLTEILDWPRAEQLAVVIATMVAMISVVTLVGRANDRIGRKPLLMIGMAGFFVVSAPAYILVREGAVLAVFGGMLLLGACLICLQGTMSATLPALFPTEVRYGSLAIGYNLSVAVFGGTTPAVIEGLVHVLDTPMAAAYYTMAFAVVGIVSVSLLTETAGLPLEGSPPAVATAAEAEEVVRTQRRNPL; encoded by the coding sequence ATGGACGCAGAGGCCCAGGACAACGACGGCAGCACGGCCCGGGATCCCGCGGCCCGAAGACGCCACCCCCTCCTCTTCCGCGTGGCGCAGGCCAAGCTCCGGCCCCGGTGGCGGCTGAGCGAGATCACCGTCACCGAGGAGCCCGAGATCCGCCGCGCCGTGCGCGCCGCCGCGCTGGGCAACGCCATGGAGTGGTTCGACTACGGCATCTACGCCTACCTCGCGGTCACCCTCGGCGACGTCTTCTACTCCGGTGCCAGCGAGGGCACCCGGACGATACTGTCGCTGGCGACCTTCGCGGTCTCCTTCGCCGTACGCCCCCTGGGCGGTGCCTTCTTCGGCCCGCTCGGCGACCGCGTCGGCCGCAAGCAGGTGCTGGCGCTGACGATGATCCTGATGGCGTCGGCGACCTTCTCCATCGGCCTCATCCCCAGCTACGACACCATCGGCCTGTGGGCGCCCCTGCTGCTCATCATCGCCCGGCTGGCGCAGGGCTTCTCCACCGGCGGCGAGTACGGCGGCGCGGCGACCTTCATCGCCGAGTACGCCCCCGACAAGCGGCGCGGCTACTACGGCAGCTTCCTGGAGATGGGCACCCTCGCCGGCTACATCGGCGCCTCCGGGCTCGTCCTCGTGCTCACCGCGGGCATCGGCGAGGACGGCATGGCCTCCTGGGGCTGGCGCATCCCGTTCCTCATCGGCGGCCCGCTCGGCGCGATCGGCCTCTACCTGCGGCTGCGGCTGGAGGAGACACCCGCCTTCGTGAAGTCCGAGGCGGGCCGGGCCACCGTGGCGGAGGTGACGGGCGAGGCCGAGCCCGCCCTGGGCCGGAAGGCCGAGGGCGGGAGGGCCGAGGGGAAGCAGACACCGGGGGAGCTGCGGCGGATCATGGCGGGGCAGCGGCAGACGATGATGCTGTGCATCGCGCTGGTGGCGGCGTACAACGTGGCGAACTACATGCTGCTCACGTACATGCCGACGTATCTCACGGAAATCCTGGACTGGCCGCGCGCCGAGCAGCTCGCCGTGGTCATCGCCACGATGGTCGCGATGATCTCCGTGGTCACGCTCGTCGGCCGCGCCAACGACAGGATCGGCCGCAAACCGCTGCTGATGATCGGCATGGCCGGCTTCTTCGTGGTGAGCGCGCCGGCCTACATCCTGGTGCGCGAGGGGGCCGTCCTCGCCGTCTTCGGCGGCATGCTCCTGCTGGGCGCCTGCCTCATCTGCCTCCAGGGCACCATGTCGGCTACGCTGCCGGCGCTCTTCCCCACGGAGGTCCGCTACGGCTCGCTGGCCATCGGCTACAACCTCTCCGTCGCGGTCTTCGGCGGCACCACCCCCGCGGTCATCGAGGGGCTGGTGCACGTCCTGGACACGCCGATGGCGGCGGCGTACTACACGATGGCCTTCGCCGTCGTCGGCATCGTCTCCGTCTCGCTGCTGACGGAGACGGCGGGCCTGCCGCTGGAGGGCTCACCGCCCGCGGTGGCCACGGCGGCGGAGGCGGAGGAGGTCGTACGCACCCAGCGCCGGAACCCGCTCTGA
- a CDS encoding dihydrofolate reductase family protein has product MTATYTFDVFSSLDGYGAAGGDWTGYWGKQGPELLDRRLGLYSEEQRMVFGAHTHRLFAQMVADSSEGDDVRDPWVTRMTQLPATVVSTTLAESLDWPDATVARGDAVDVVARMKEESDVPLRSHGSLSMNRALMAAGLVDLVHVTLFPVITGRSGLAPIFEGAADFDLDLIETRTLDGSIQELIYRPTLHG; this is encoded by the coding sequence ATGACCGCCACGTACACGTTCGACGTCTTCAGCAGCCTGGACGGCTACGGCGCCGCCGGCGGCGACTGGACCGGCTACTGGGGCAAGCAGGGCCCCGAACTGCTCGACCGCCGCCTCGGCCTCTACAGCGAGGAGCAGCGGATGGTCTTCGGCGCCCACACCCACCGGCTCTTCGCGCAGATGGTCGCCGACAGCTCCGAGGGCGACGACGTGCGCGACCCGTGGGTCACCCGGATGACCCAACTGCCCGCGACCGTCGTGTCGACCACCCTGGCGGAGTCCCTCGACTGGCCGGACGCGACCGTCGCGCGCGGCGACGCCGTCGACGTGGTCGCCCGGATGAAGGAGGAGTCGGACGTGCCGCTGCGCTCGCACGGCAGCCTGTCGATGAACCGGGCCCTGATGGCCGCCGGCCTGGTCGACCTGGTGCACGTCACGCTCTTCCCCGTGATCACCGGGCGGTCCGGGCTCGCTCCGATCTTCGAGGGCGCGGCCGACTTCGACCTCGACCTGATCGAGACCCGGACCCTCGACGGCTCCATCCAGGAGCTGATCTACCGGCCCACCCTGCACGGCTGA
- a CDS encoding Ppx/GppA family phosphatase, with amino-acid sequence MRVGVIDAGSHTVRLVVADADGQVPLPLHTAKRQLRLAELAGPDGRLGDRAVGELAAAVGAAREEAARWGVAEPFAFATAVVRDAPNARDIVRAVRERTDVVLQLLPGETEAELTFLAARRWMGWRAGPMAVLDIGGGSFEVACGRSRLPDFAVALPLGAARLTREFFGRHDPPPPAAVKAVRRHVRHRLRDVAARIRWEAPRTTVVTSRTMQQLARLCGAAPGRHGPFVPRTMAQEDLRRAVKQLRGLPAAERARLPGISPARARQSLAGAVVAHTAMKLMSIDVVTVCPWAIREGILLRTVEEGSMSWWTAPPGDEPRVPGQRKAHPGLGLDAIRTQINLAN; translated from the coding sequence ATGAGAGTCGGCGTGATCGATGCGGGATCCCACACGGTGCGCCTGGTGGTCGCGGACGCGGACGGCCAGGTGCCGCTGCCCCTGCACACGGCCAAGCGGCAACTGCGCCTCGCGGAGCTCGCCGGCCCCGACGGGCGGCTCGGCGACCGGGCGGTCGGGGAGCTGGCCGCCGCCGTGGGCGCCGCGCGTGAGGAGGCCGCGCGCTGGGGGGTGGCGGAGCCGTTCGCCTTCGCCACCGCGGTCGTACGCGACGCCCCCAACGCGCGTGACATCGTCCGCGCCGTCCGCGAGCGCACCGACGTGGTCCTGCAACTGCTGCCCGGCGAGACGGAGGCCGAACTGACGTTCCTGGCGGCCCGCCGGTGGATGGGCTGGCGCGCCGGGCCGATGGCCGTGCTCGACATCGGCGGCGGCTCCTTCGAGGTCGCCTGCGGCCGCAGCCGGCTGCCCGACTTCGCCGTCGCGCTGCCGCTGGGCGCCGCCCGGCTGACCCGCGAGTTCTTCGGCAGGCACGACCCGCCGCCGCCCGCCGCCGTCAAGGCCGTACGCCGCCACGTGCGGCACCGGCTGCGCGACGTGGCCGCGCGCATCCGCTGGGAGGCGCCCCGTACCACCGTCGTCACCTCCCGCACGATGCAGCAGCTCGCCCGCCTCTGCGGCGCCGCACCCGGGCGGCACGGCCCGTTCGTCCCCCGCACGATGGCGCAGGAGGACCTCCGCCGCGCGGTCAAGCAACTGCGCGGGCTGCCCGCCGCGGAACGCGCCCGGCTGCCCGGCATCTCGCCGGCCCGCGCGCGGCAGTCGCTGGCCGGCGCGGTCGTCGCGCACACCGCCATGAAGCTGATGAGTATCGACGTGGTCACCGTCTGCCCCTGGGCGATCCGCGAGGGCATCCTGCTGCGCACCGTCGAGGAGGGCAGCATGAGCTGGTGGACGGCCCCGCCCGGCGACGAGCCGCGCGTACCGGGCCAGCGCAAGGCGCACCCGGGCCTCGGCCTCGACGCGATCAGGACGCAGATCAACCTGGCGAACTGA
- a CDS encoding LLM class F420-dependent oxidoreductase, with protein MKFGVSTFLTDEGIAPAVLGRALEERGFDALFVAEHTHIPVDRRSPLPAGGELPRKYYRTLDPFVALAAAAPVTRNLLLGTGIALVVERDPIVTAKEVATLDLVSGGRVAFGVGAGWNREEMRNHGTEPRTRGKLLDERMRAMIALWTQDEAEFHGEFVDFDPVFCWPKPVQRPHPPVYVGGGGEPAFERVAAFGATWLPSRVPPGELGGRMRRLREVAGDAPVVPYSASHEPAALETYAELGLERVLLDLPTLPEAESLRALDELASAAAAYR; from the coding sequence GTGAAGTTCGGGGTGTCGACGTTCCTGACCGACGAGGGCATCGCGCCCGCGGTGCTCGGGCGGGCGCTGGAGGAGCGCGGCTTCGACGCGCTGTTCGTCGCCGAGCACACGCACATCCCGGTCGACCGGCGCTCGCCGCTGCCGGCCGGCGGCGAGCTGCCGCGGAAGTACTACCGCACGCTCGATCCGTTCGTGGCCCTGGCGGCGGCGGCCCCGGTGACCCGGAACCTGCTGCTGGGCACCGGCATCGCGCTGGTCGTGGAGCGGGACCCGATCGTCACCGCGAAGGAGGTCGCCACGCTCGACCTGGTCTCGGGCGGCCGGGTGGCCTTCGGCGTCGGCGCGGGCTGGAACCGCGAGGAGATGCGCAACCACGGCACGGAGCCGCGCACCCGCGGAAAGCTGCTGGACGAGCGGATGCGCGCGATGATCGCGCTGTGGACGCAGGACGAGGCGGAGTTCCACGGCGAGTTCGTCGACTTCGACCCGGTGTTCTGCTGGCCGAAGCCAGTGCAGCGCCCGCATCCGCCGGTCTACGTGGGCGGGGGCGGCGAGCCCGCCTTCGAGCGCGTCGCGGCGTTCGGCGCGACGTGGCTGCCGAGCCGGGTGCCGCCCGGCGAGCTGGGCGGGCGGATGCGGCGGCTGCGGGAGGTGGCGGGCGACGCGCCGGTGGTGCCGTACTCCGCGTCCCACGAGCCGGCGGCCCTGGAGACGTACGCGGAGCTGGGTCTCGAGCGGGTGCTGCTCGATCTGCCGACGCTGCCGGAGGCGGAGTCGCTGCGGGCGCTGGACGAGCTGGCGTCGGCGGCCGCGGCGTACCGCTGA
- a CDS encoding lytic polysaccharide monooxygenase auxiliary activity family 9 protein: MSPPSNDRTDARSLPVRALLAVLAAAALLLTPWTGGTAQAHGSAADPVSRNYGCWQRWGSDFQNPDMQQQDPMCWQAWQHDTNGMWNWNGLYREGTGGNFQAHIPDNQLCSAGRTQDGRYDSMDTPGPWKTDSLGTNFTVDVLDQAYHGADYLYVYVTRQGYDAKTDALDWADLERVATAGPYGPANHYTANASAPGRSGHHIVYTIWKASHADQIYFFCSDVTF, from the coding sequence GTGTCACCGCCATCGAACGATCGCACCGACGCGCGGAGCCTGCCCGTCCGCGCCCTCCTGGCCGTCCTGGCCGCCGCCGCGCTCCTGCTGACGCCCTGGACCGGCGGCACCGCCCAGGCCCATGGCTCCGCCGCCGACCCCGTCTCCCGCAACTACGGCTGCTGGCAGCGCTGGGGAAGCGATTTCCAGAACCCGGACATGCAGCAGCAGGACCCCATGTGCTGGCAGGCGTGGCAGCACGACACCAACGGCATGTGGAACTGGAACGGCCTCTACCGCGAGGGCACCGGCGGCAACTTCCAGGCCCACATCCCCGACAACCAGCTCTGCAGCGCCGGCCGCACCCAGGACGGCCGTTACGACTCCATGGACACCCCGGGCCCGTGGAAGACCGACTCCCTCGGCACGAACTTCACCGTCGACGTCCTCGACCAGGCGTACCACGGCGCCGACTACCTGTACGTCTACGTGACCCGGCAGGGCTACGACGCGAAGACCGACGCGCTCGACTGGGCCGACCTGGAGCGCGTGGCCACCGCGGGGCCGTACGGTCCCGCCAACCACTACACCGCGAACGCCAGCGCGCCCGGCCGCAGCGGGCACCACATCGTCTACACCATCTGGAAGGCGTCGCACGCGGACCAGATCTACTTCTTCTGCAGCGACGTGACGTTCTAG